The window TGATTTTCTTAGAtgtcaatttcttctttttgttgtaaatCTAGCtggacaattttttttgtagatgTTAATGTTTTTGTACTTTAAAAGACGATTTACTCTcaaatcttttcaaaattgtaatttacTTCTCGTATGTATTGTATTTCATATTTCCTTGTAAGTAAATCAATAATTCACATTCGAATGTTCCAGGACACTTTTATTCAAGGTGGAACACCCTTGTTGTTGCCTCTTTGGTTTCGAGCTGCTGTTCCTGGAAATATATCCTTGTACGTAAGCATATATTATGAGATGGAAGATGTATCAAATATCATGAGATATCGGATTCTACGCTTGCATTACAATATTCAGGTATTGTAAAATAGTATGACTTGGTGGCTTGAGTGGCTTTAAGCTGTGTATAGTTTTGCCTTTCTAGTTGAAACTAGTGGGTTTACCCTCGATATATGATAATTCATGTTGGCATAGGTTCTAAAATACTTCCTTTTTAGGCGTTCCATTCTTTATGGTTCAGaagaacttttcttttattttttcttcccgTCATATGGGAGCAGACTGTCTGTTTTGGTTATTGGTTGTCtgggttatatatatatatatatatatatatagtatatacaGCTCTGTTCCTTCTGAAGGGGTTGTTCTTTCTGTTTGCTTGTATTCAGTGGTTTGAATGTTTTCTCTAccataaaatgataaaataaatagttcttttttttactttgtctGCTTTAATTTTGGTGGTCGAGTTTTCTTCTCCATATTCTCTGAGTTGCATGACAGATTTATTAAATACTTCGTGAACATAAGTTTCTCCTTCTGAATGGATTTATGGTCTgctaaattttctaatttgggTTGTTTCTTTTAACCATCTTAAGGTTTTGCCATCCTTGGATTTATCATTCCAAATCAATCCATGTCCATCAAGATTGCATGAGTTTCTCGTCCGAATGGATATTATCAACAAGACTAGCTCTGAGATTTTCCAAATTCATCAGTTGTCATCTATCGGACAGAGCTGGGAACTTTCGTTGCTTCAACCTGTTGATACGATTTTTCCTTCACGGGCTTTAATGCCTAGTCAAGCATTGTCATGTTTCTTCGTTCTAAAGGTATATACAAGGAGCTGAAGCTAAGCTAAGTTTCTCTCATTATTGAACATTCACTTTGagtattactattattttatctttgaCTAAGCAGGAGACAGTAGTTATTAGTCAAGTAGGCACTTCATAATTGGAGTAACCATGTGTAAAGCACATTCTTGGAAGTGCTTTCAATCTGCTCCCTCGTACTATTGTGAAAAACGTTATTTAGCCTCAAGTTTGCGAGTCTTATCTGTTAAAAGTTAAGAGATCTCGTCTAGTGACATCCACGAGTTGCCCATACTGATCTACAGTTAGGAAGAGGAGAGGATCCTTCCTTCTTGATTGGAGTAGAGATTCTTGCGGGAGGATGACATGAAAGCTTCAATTCATAAATGTCTCTTTTTGGGAAGACCACAGCTCTTTCATATACAAATATGAGTTTATCTTTTCCCTTTCGGAACAAAATTATTTCAGGAGTTGTTGCATGTAAGGGCATCAATAACTAACTAGGTTGGATCTGAAGAGAAAACCTTACCTAACAGACGAAAACTTTCAATCTAAGAAGAACAAACACTGACACGCAACACAGACACAACATGGACACACCGACGtgtcaatttctaaaaatatatggGACACGTTAGGGAcaagctattttttttcttacacaAATAAATACTTGTGCGCATATTTTGACATATTGTGAATATTACCTACTAACTTCAAAAGAACATCCATACATATCATGAAAAAGGCAATAGAATATCCGTTGCTTCTGAGGATGGAAGAGTAAGTGGCTAGTGGGTTATGAGGATAGAGAAATCCATGGACGAATGCAGAAAAAGTCTTaagatttagagaaaaatgGGTCGGACCTCAATTGACTTAAGTGGGGTGGCAAaaccaattaaaataaatataaaaaaaactcagcAGTGTGTCCATGTGTCCCAGTGTGGCTTTGCATGTTGCAGCAtgtcagaaaaagaaaacaataaaatgataaGCCACGGTATTTTGTGTGTCAGACAAATGTTGGGAGTGTGTCAATGTCTAACACCGACATTTGACCATTTTAGGAGTGTTGGTGCTTTATAGCTTTCAAGTATAAGGGATGAAGTTTCGAATGCTTAACAGATGAAGATGTCATTTGAATATGATATTTTCACTTTCTATCTATAGACAATTTGCCTTTCAAACAAACTTCAAGTACAGCTTATACTCTGAAGTTTATTTAGTTATCTGGACAAAGTCTCTGTTCCTTTTCCTGGTGTACTACACCATgtcaaagaaagtaaaaaggaaaaaatgcaATTACTACGAAtctcacatttttttctttgcattcAGAATATTAACACATCGTTCAGTTCCGAAAAAAAAGTATCTTCTGTCCCGGTGCTACTTGCAAGTGATCTAAAGTTGGGTCCTCAGAGTAGTGATGAACAACTCTTTGATACGGCTAGTTTTCCTCTGGCTGCTTTCCATTATTCAGAAAGAGTGTACCAAGCAACTTCGAACCAGGtaattgattttcattttaaccatttaacTTCCAAATGCTTACTAATAGTAGTCGCTAATTTTAACCCCATTGTCTATTAGGCTAAACTATTCAAAAACCGGTGTGCCATGCCATGTCGTTTCTATGTTCTTCCACAGAGTGGGGTTTCTTTAGCATTTGAATCTCTAGTGTTGGTCGTAGTAACTGATTCTTGTAAGGTTCATGAGTAGTGTCTAGTCATATTCCAACATTATTTTGGTTCACACTTGGGAGATTATCtcagttaaaaaatatagacaGAGGTTTCATATCATACTGTTGCTTGTGACAAAACTAACCAGTAATGAACACTGTTCAGTATGGCGTTTTCTTAGATCATAaagttctttttgtttccttaCTACGACATTCTGCATTTATCAGGACCCAAATACCGTGGACTTTATGTTGATCACTCGGCCACTTAAGAATACTACTGATCCTGGAATTTCTGAATCATCAAGTCTATTCTCTCATCATGTGTGCCATTGTAGGTAAGATACAGAGTAAAGATTTACTATTTTGGTCACACAAGCTTTTCTATTGATAGAATTCGTTTGTTTGTGTCGTGGATTTATCTACTTATTTTCCTTTAtcgtttctttttatttatgcagTACTTCAAGCAACAGTCCTATATGGTGGCTACTTGAAGGGCCTCGGAGTTCATATCACGACTTCTCTACTTCTTTCAGtgaaatcaatttgaaaatgacaatCTACAACTCTTCAAACTCAACTGCATCCATACGCATTAAAACAAGTGATTCAGCATCAACGAGTGAAGGTAATGAAACTGCTCCGCAATCGCCCAACTCTGCGAACCTGACAGGATGGCACTATGCCTCACTCACACAGGACATTAAGGTCACATCTGATGTTCTTGGAACACAAATAGGGAAATCATCTTCCCTTGAAAGCGTCTCCCCATTTATTTGGTCAGGAACAAGCTCAACAACAGTACAAATTGAACCCAAGTCCATGGCTGAAGCTCCTCTTCAGATCTGTATATTTTCTCCTGGAATATATGATCTCTCAAATTACATTTTACAGTGGGAACTTCTACCGACGGCCGGTTCAGAAAACATGGAAACTACCACATCATCAGGAACATCTCGAGGCTATCCACACTATCTTACTGTCCTTCAATCTACttgagaaatttcaaaatcatgtATGCAGGTCcattttccattcatttttggCAGTAGGAGTGTTTCCATAGCATTGTTATAATTTCCCTTGTGAATTATAATTCATATCAAAAGCATTTTTGATTGGGGTAGGAAGCTTAATCAAGTTTATTTAGATTACATAAGTTAAATTCTTTCTTCGTGTTGGTGTAATAAGGGGGAACTAGAAACTACGATGGCTTTTTCACCCTATCGCTGTATACAGACTTACATTTTGGGTTAGAGAAACTTGATTTCCAAGTTATaggaattaaaaattttcttataaattcaaatttttgttttgtttttatgagTTTCAAGTTATTGTTGTCTAATTAACCTACCATGTAGTTGTGAGATAATTTGACATTAACAATCTTCTAGGACGGACTATAATGGTTAAGGAACTCAATGGTATGAATAGAATAATCCACTCTTAATTGAGAGTAAAACATGCAAGAAAAAGTGTGACTATCTATTTCCTTAAATCTCATTTGATAtctaattgattttctttaaagttggttccttttaatttcttaaaatttaagacGCCACTCCTTAACaaacaaattctatcaatacaAAAGCTTTAAGAATTTCAATATACATCAGTTTCTTTGAAGAGTTGGTAGGGTTGGTCTTTCGattttaatgaatttcaattggataaacaagaaattaaataagacGCCactccttttaaaaaaatggggTCTGTACATTAAAATTCATAAGACttgtatttgaataaaaacaaagttaaagaTCCACTTGGAAGAAGGGTACGATTAAAAATTGCATCCACATATTTGTCCTTATCATAAAGAAAAAGCTATAAACTTTATGAAGATTTAATGATTCAAAAGCATTATTGAAGAGTGAAAAATAGATGaacatcaaaaaaaaaaaaaaaaaaaaaagaagtagacGAACAAGTGGTCCGTGTAGACGCCGTTGGAAAAGGACTTAGTCAAAAGAGTATTTCTTTAAACGCGTTTTCCAAAACCCCTTCAAAAAGTCTAATTACTAACTAACAACTTCCTTgcaacaataaattaaataaaaatcttccaaatactattttaaataacaataatcctgaaaatatttataaatatatttataaatatagtaaaacattatgaactatgattaataaataacagtggagcaaaacattatgaactatgattaataaataacaGTGGAGCTTtgtcttaaatttgttaataacTCAGATATTCATAGTTTAAATTCTCACTAAGTTATCTTAGTTTAACTTATATTATCTGGGggttaatataaaaatttactttctaaatatcctttaggaaaaagaaataaagaaaggttgcttatttattttatgtatacGACCGGTTCCAAGTCTGATCAGCTATCTTTCGAAGGAACTTCCTCTCTTCCAATTCTGCTTCACCTGTCCCATTTCTCCGCCCCATCCCTTTgacttctccttctccttttccCCTTCAGATTCCTCCATTTGTACCCCATTTGACTACTTTTCTCATAAAACCCATCAAATCCCTCTTCTGGCTTCTTCATTTCCTCTGTTTCTCAACTAATCCATTTCTCCATTCTCCATTTCCTCTTCTGGGTTTTCACCAATGAACGATTTATTCTCCTCTCGCTCCTTTTCCCGCGACGCCCATGTCGTTGAAATGGGCAACAACGCCTCCTCTTCCCCCACTGCTGTTAATCTCGATAAGTTCTTTGAAGACGTTGAGTCTGTTAAAGACGAGCTCAAGGAGCTTGAACGACTTTACTCCAACCTTCATGACTCCCATGAACAGAGCAAGACCCTTCACAATGCTAAGGCTGTCAAGGACCTCCGATCTCGCATGGATACTGATGTTTCCCTTGCTCTTAAGAAGGCTAAACTCATTAAGGTTCGATTGGAGGCTCTTGATCGCTCCAATGCTGCCAACCGGAGCCTCCCTGGTTGTGGTCCTGGTTCCTCTTCTGATCGGACTCGGACTTCTGTAGTCAACGGTTTGAGGAAGAAATTGCAGGATTCTATGGAGAGTTTTAACAATCTTAGGCAACAGATCTCCTCTGAGTACAGGGAGACCGTTCAGCGAAGATATTACACTGTTACTGGTGAAAATCCGGACGAGAAAACCATTGATGTCTTGATATCTACAGGTTAGATTACTCAAATTTGACTGTCTCAAGTTCTTTGTTTCCTAACTTTGGCTTGAGGATGATGAAATTTTAAGACCCATCATTTGCTGGATCACCATGATTTGTGATGGGGATTTGTTCTGAGATGTTGGTATGATCACatgatataatatgaaattcatCTATAGTTAAGTTAAGTTAGAGTAAGAATATTTGTTCCAAACTGCATCTGATGAGAAGTtgaatgttatatatatattccccATTTGAATGTGTTTATATAAATGCTTGAAGATCATCTAAACTTGCTGTAAGGTGATGTCAAGGGGGGAAGTaggttttgtttctttgatcccatgttttttatgttctctttcatttttctaggAGATGGATGCCGTTATTTGGTGGATGAATAAGATTGAGTTTTCAATATCTTTGGAAATGAAGGATGTAGTGTTTGGTATGTgggaaaaaagggaaatatgaatatattttgtattggaACATTGTCTTAAAATAGGATATAGTGTTCAAGAGTCTTGTTTTCTTCCTTCCCCTGCgtgatttaatttgtttgtgtcACGTGATGTAATTTTGTAaggtttgttgttttgtttgtttttcttcttaggATTGCTAGAAATGAGATGTTGGATGGTTTGAATCCCAAATCTAATCCCATGGGCTCATGCTTGTGTTCTAAATTCCTCAATGGTTATATATCAAATGCGTGATTGATGAGAAGTTCAATTGCTCGAGTTGATTTCAGAAATTTAATCTCAAGACGAATGATTAACATCTGCTAACACGATAAGATATCTCCAACTATGCAGGTGAAAGTGAGACATTCTTGCAGAAAGCCATTCAAGAACAAGGCAGAGGCAGAATCTTAGACACCATTAGTGAGATCCAGGAGAGGCATGATGCTGTAAAAGACCTGGAAAGGAACCTCAAAGAGCTGCACCAGGTTTTCATGGACATGGCAGTTTTAGTGCACGAACAAGGCGAGAAACTCGACGACATCGAAAGCCAAGTGAACAGGGCTCATTCTTTTGTTCGAGGTGGCACACAGGAGTTGACAACAGCCAGAGTATACCAGAAAAACACCCGGAAATGGACAATTATTGCCATCATCATTTTGCTACTCGTTGTCTTGGTGATTGTCCTCAGCCTGCAGccttggaagaaaaataacagTAGTTCACCCGCAACACCCTAAAACGCCTTGTCTAAAGCCTCTTTCCTACGAAGCTCAATGAGTCATCTCCTACCGAGTTCTCACACCATACCGCTGTATGTTACTGCCCATATTATTTGAGACACCAGGATCTTATTATCTACTTTTACCTCATTTTGTTTCGATTTTTTCATTAGtatccataattttttttaattctataaCAGTTTAGACATGAAGAGGTTAGATGGAGAATGGCTTGATTGATGAAAAACCTTGAGGTCTTGATGTCATTGAATAGGCAGGATTTGTTCCTGTTGGATGTTGTATACACCCTTTGGATTTTAGATTCTTCTGTGTaatagatttcattttttttttttccttcttttgagtgattttgtttatatattatgttcTTTCTCTATTCCACTCACAAACTCCTCTCTGTGTTCTTCTTcccaaaataattcaattgtTCAAGACATtacatttgaaaactttgagTGAAAACTTTCAAAGTTACCTAATGAAATGCATCAaagataataacaaatttgaattttaaaattaatcaagtCTTTTGGATGATTGGGTACCTTTATAAAGCTTGAATAAACACAACTTTTCAAGCACAACTTTTCACAATTAGTTGTAAATTGTAATCATTCAACTTTTCACTATTACGTTGTGCTTATCACTTTAATTTTAAGCACTCAATGCTTCTATCAGACCTTTATCTCTAGAGTTTTTGGACCTTCTTCCATAATACAATTTCAAGTAATTCAGTCGACTTCTGTTTGACTTTAAACCTAAGCTTCATTTAAGTTGATTGAACTAATTAACCACTCTTTCTTAATCAGTTTGAGTGTTCTTCAATCAaactctattattttaaattttcaatcactCTCTTTACATTTGAACATCTTTGCAAAGGTTCCAACATTTGTAGAAGAatagaagaattgaaaatatctCATTTCATTGATtcaagcttttgaaaatatatacatgttaGAGAATTTATGTACTAGCTGTTTTAGAAAGAATTCTACcaagatttttaattaattgatttataaaaattcaaaagtattttgtatcattaattttaatttcaacgcaatgtataatttatttataaaatcaaacatttataGATGTCTATTCATTTCAATAAGTCatacaacttaaaattttactatttttataattctttttgtatattattttttcttacaattgtttcgaaattgaattttttttccataaattaaagagacatttttaaataaatcaaaatatttaccatctcccaaaattttagattagaataaataaatattttattaaatttgctattcttttttacaattaacttaaattaaattatttattgagaagttattaattcaaataaaaataaaaaagttgtcGGATTGGGAGGGTGGGAACGTACAAAAGAACCAATCGGAGAAATCTCCATCGTTGAATCCGGCGGGAGAGAACCGGCGAGCGGCTAATCCATTGCAGATTTGAGGCCATCTCCCTTACCAATTCGAACCAATTTCAAGCAAGTTCAAATCAAACCGAATCTTTCTACCTCTTCTCTCGCTTTCCTCCACCATGGCAACACTGCGAATGATAGGTAAGTAACTTTCCTCCCAGCCAAACACAATTTTCCCCGTTCTTTACTCAATCCACTTTGCAATTAACTCAGTTCTCCTTTCTATCAATGGCGTTTTGCAGATATTGCAGTTAATTTTACAGGTGAGGCCAGCATATCATTTGGTGATAAAATGTCAGTTATTTGTGCATTAGGGTAAATGAAAGGGTCTCTGCCCTTTTATTTTCTGTGGAATGAGATAGTGTTCTGAATGCAGATGGTATGTTCAAAGGAATTTACCATGGTAAGCAATACCACGCAGCTGACCTAGCAGCTGTATTGAGCAGGGCTTGGAGTGCTGGGGTTCAGCGAATCATTGTGagtctttttcattttgttttgtaattacCCATTGTTCGGTTATTGATTTCCCTTTTTAGTATCTTTAAGTTCTGAAACATTTATCCATGGATTGGCTTCCTTGATGCTCTCGTTTGCCTGAGCCTCAATGAAGAAACGGAAGAGTAGTGAGGTTATGAGCTTTTATTTCCATGACCGTAAGGATgaaaagaagttttttttttttttttaatagttataAATGAACATACAAGCATGCATTTAAGATGTTTTCTGATAATTGATAAACCATTTATTTCTTActgtcttttgattttttgggTCTGATGATGATAGTGATACGATCTAGAATAGTTTGTAAATGCAGGTGACCGGTGGATCACTCGAGGAATCAAGGGAAGCCCTTAAAATTGCAGAAACAGatggtttattttgtttttgttgtttaaattCTGTTGAACTTCTTATCtgttttcaaactttgtttctCTTGGTTCAACCTGTTGTTTTGCTTGTAGGAAGGCTTTTTTGTACTGTGGGTGTGCATCCAACTAGATGCAAGGTTGTTTATTCTTCTGTTTTTGTGTATCATTCATGGTAgtttattcttctattttttctgCATCATTCATGGTTTGATAGCCTGTGATATACTTTCTTTTCAGGAATTTGAAGAGAGTGGTGACCCAGAGACATATTTTCAGGCTCTTCTTTCATTGACCAAAGAGGGAATTGAGAAAGGAAAGGTTTGTATCTACCTCatttcaaaaagagaaaaaaagaaaaaagagttagTTGTCTTTGGCGTAATTATTTAAGAGGATTAATAATCTTCATGCCACACACATGCATTCAAGGTCGTTGCAGTTGGTGAATGTGGATTAGATTATGACAGGCTTCATTTTTGCCCTGCTGATATTCAAAAGAAGTAAGTGATACTAAGAGGAATATTCTTCAAATCCAATGTTAATTGTTATGCATTCTATACAACCCAACAGATATGCAGTCTTCTATTGTAGAATTGGATATTTATTTCTGAGCTGTGTAATTGTAGATATTTCGAGAAGCAGTTTGAATTAGCACATACAACAAAGCTTCCTATGTTTCTACACATGCGTGCAGCTGCTGAAGATTTTTGTGATATTGTAGAGCGAAATAAGCAAAGGTCAGACCTCTAAACCAATGAGAAAACGAAACCTTtgtcatattaaattttttagatttaaggCCCTAGTCATCTAGctttgaaatagaaaattagaaCCAAAATGTGAATGCTTTGAGGAATAAAGCTTCGAGTACCAAGAGCAATATCCTTGgccaatttgtttttctaactAATTAATCGGTTCTGTGATGTATACATAATAGATTTAAGATTTAACCACGACCACCAGCTTTTCTCTTGTAAGAAATTGTGAAGGAAATGATAGAAACAATAAAACGGGCAATTGAAAGGTAAATCATATTATTTCCTCGTagcaaagaaagaataaaCTTACTTAAGACAAATGCAATTATCTTTTGTTGAAATGCCTTGAATTCGTAATTGAGTATATGTAATTATTTACGATTTTGACTCTTAGTGCATATATAAATTCTCTACCTAGTGGTTCCGTATTGTATTCTAAAACATTCTctctaataatatttgttcttCCTTTGTCCATGAACATAGCTAACACACTGTTAGTAAACCACGTATATATGTGTGCAGTGTGCAGATTTTTATGTTCTTCGTATTGGTTAATTGTTGATTTCGTAACATCTTTAATATACTCTATTGGAGTGAAGAGAAATGCATATACACATAGATACATAGATCATTTCTTTTGGCGGAGAGGAGAAAGGTGACAATCACAAGGGCACAAACTTGAAAAGTCCAACGGAATTGCACTGTTATAAAGAATATGGTTCAAGTATTACATGTCTgcacatttcattttcctcGTTTCCTTTTATTGTTGTATTTTCCATAAATGATAAGGAACTTTCCAACTGTAGTTACTTTCTGATTGCACGGATGTTGATTATGTCATTGATGCTCGTTGCATAGGTTTTGTGCTGGAGTTGTTCATTCTTTCACAGATAGTGCAGAAGATCGTGATAAGCTTCTCTCATTCAGTAATTTGTACATAGGTCATTGCCACGTGCCCATCCTTCtagctttatttatttttctcttacaTCTCATTCCTCAAATTAATTGCAACTGCTAAAACAGGGATTAATGGTTGCTCTCTGAAAACTGCTGAAAATCTTGATGTTGTGAGGGGTATACCAATTGAGAGATTGATGATTGAGACGGACTCTCCATATTGTGAAATCAAGAATACACATGCTGGGATTAAGTTAGTTAAATCGGTCTGGGCTtctaagaagaaagaaaagcatgATGAGCAGTGCATAGTGAAGGGCCGGAATGAACCATGCTTAGTTCGGTACGATGcgatatattttgttgttctttcCGTCAAATAGACTTCCTGTTTACTTTATAACTGTTATTTATATCACCATCCAGGAAAATGCTTTCCAATAATTGCTTCTAGTTTTAGTGGACCAACTAGATATGCCTGTAAGGAGAAATAATATGAAAGAACTACATCATACTTTGTGcaaattctcaaatttaaaagcacaTAGTTCTgcaaatttataatatgagTTGGGAGGATAATATCCATCACTGGAGCCtatgtttcttcttttccacCTCTTCTATTTTGCAACAGAAGTTGCAATAGTGAGCTCTATTGAATTTCTGTATTAGATTTGTTGGCTTTGTTGGTAGATTATAAACGATAAAGATTTGTTGCTGTTGAAGCTTGTTAAAATGAAACTTTTCCTTTGTCAATCTCTTTATCCTTTTGTTTCTAGACATTTCCTTGTAATTTCCTTTAAAGGAGGGGTTGTGTTTGATACAACTATAGTTATATGTTTTTGGCTCTGTTTTCCTTTGTTAATGTCTTTATCGTTTTGTTTCTACATATCCTGGATATTTCCCTTATCTGGTAGATTTTTTTTGGTGAATTTGTATTTGATGCAGTTTATTACTTCTCTAAGATTTGGCTTTCTTTTTCAGGCAAGTTCTTGAGGTCTTGGCTGGCTGTAAAGGCATCATGGATATCAATCAGCTTAGTGAAACTTTGTACCACAATACCTGCAGGTATCATGAATTTCCgagaatgaaatattaacGTTCAAACACTTCTTGGA of the Cucumis sativus cultivar 9930 chromosome 3, Cucumber_9930_V3, whole genome shotgun sequence genome contains:
- the LOC101209174 gene encoding putative deoxyribonuclease TATDN1 isoform X3 — protein: MQVTGGSLEESREALKIAETDGLFCFCCLNSVELLICFQTLFLLVQPVVLLVGRLFCTVGVHPTRCKEFEESGDPETYFQALLSLTKEGIEKGKVVAVGECGLDYDRLHFCPADIQKKYFEKQFELAHTTKLPMFLHMRAAAEDFCDIVERNKQRFCAGVVHSFTDSAEDRDKLLSFSNLYIGINGCSLKTAENLDVVRGIPIERLMIETDSPYCEIKNTHAGIKLVKSVWASKKKEKHDEQCIVKGRNEPCLVRQVLEVLAGCKGIMDINQLSETLYHNTCRVFFPQDLDSAADALLAGSRDLEEKI
- the LOC101209174 gene encoding putative deoxyribonuclease TATDN1 isoform X1, which gives rise to MATLRMIDIAVNFTDGMFKGIYHGKQYHAADLAAVLSRAWSAGVQRIIVTGGSLEESREALKIAETDGLFCFCCLNSVELLICFQTLFLLVQPVVLLVGRLFCTVGVHPTRCKEFEESGDPETYFQALLSLTKEGIEKGKVVAVGECGLDYDRLHFCPADIQKKYFEKQFELAHTTKLPMFLHMRAAAEDFCDIVERNKQRFCAGVVHSFTDSAEDRDKLLSFSNLYIGINGCSLKTAENLDVVRGIPIERLMIETDSPYCEIKNTHAGIKLVKSVWASKKKEKHDEQCIVKGRNEPCLVRQVLEVLAGCKGIMDINQLSETLYHNTCRVFFPQDLDSAADALLAGSRDLEEKI
- the LOC101208931 gene encoding syntaxin-121 encodes the protein MNDLFSSRSFSRDAHVVEMGNNASSSPTAVNLDKFFEDVESVKDELKELERLYSNLHDSHEQSKTLHNAKAVKDLRSRMDTDVSLALKKAKLIKVRLEALDRSNAANRSLPGCGPGSSSDRTRTSVVNGLRKKLQDSMESFNNLRQQISSEYRETVQRRYYTVTGENPDEKTIDVLISTGESETFLQKAIQEQGRGRILDTISEIQERHDAVKDLERNLKELHQVFMDMAVLVHEQGEKLDDIESQVNRAHSFVRGGTQELTTARVYQKNTRKWTIIAIIILLLVVLVIVLSLQPWKKNNSSSPATP
- the LOC101209174 gene encoding putative deoxyribonuclease TATDN1 isoform X4 encodes the protein MQVTGGSLEESREALKIAETDGRLFCTVGVHPTRCKEFEESGDPETYFQALLSLTKEGIEKGKVVAVGECGLDYDRLHFCPADIQKKYFEKQFELAHTTKLPMFLHMRAAAEDFCDIVERNKQRFCAGVVHSFTDSAEDRDKLLSFSNLYIGINGCSLKTAENLDVVRGIPIERLMIETDSPYCEIKNTHAGIKLVKSVWASKKKEKHDEQCIVKGRNEPCLVRQVLEVLAGCKGIMDINQLSETLYHNTCRVFFPQDLDSAADALLAGSRDLEEKI
- the LOC101209174 gene encoding putative deoxyribonuclease TATDN1 isoform X2, whose amino-acid sequence is MATLRMIDIAVNFTDGMFKGIYHGKQYHAADLAAVLSRAWSAGVQRIIVTGGSLEESREALKIAETDGRLFCTVGVHPTRCKEFEESGDPETYFQALLSLTKEGIEKGKVVAVGECGLDYDRLHFCPADIQKKYFEKQFELAHTTKLPMFLHMRAAAEDFCDIVERNKQRFCAGVVHSFTDSAEDRDKLLSFSNLYIGINGCSLKTAENLDVVRGIPIERLMIETDSPYCEIKNTHAGIKLVKSVWASKKKEKHDEQCIVKGRNEPCLVRQVLEVLAGCKGIMDINQLSETLYHNTCRVFFPQDLDSAADALLAGSRDLEEKI